The genomic region CTGTCCTGCCATTCTGTTTAATAGATTTGCTTTTCCATGCCAAGATGAGTGACTACTTCATACCTTCTGAGAACCATCTCTACCCACATCCAGCTGATGGTCTCATTCATTTCATCCAGAAGAGCTTCAAACTCCTTCATCATCCCACCACTAATTCAGCCCTACTAAGTCATCTATAATTGTCCTCATCTTCCGCTTCTTGAGCTCTGTCATGCTGTCCAACTGTCTGTCCTCCCACCAAAGGCCCCATCCCTCCTCCTTTTTCAAGGGCAGTGCTCCTTcaggaccccccccccccactgcccCATCAATCTCTCCACTCTCAGTCTCGATTGTTCCTATCAACTTCTCCTACTTTAAACATTCCCTAGAGCCCCACATGCCTCTCCAGTTATCACACCATTTCTCTGAGCCCCTTTAGGACCTACTTCTCACTGTCCACTCCCTTCCTTACTTCCCATTCACTCAACCAActcctgtctttctgctcccACCCCTTCAGGACGCTGCTCCCATCAAGGTCATCACCAACCTCATGTTACCAAACCCAACTGACAGTTCTGTCCTCATTTCACTGAAATTCTTCAAAGCACTTGGGAAGTCCACTTTCCTAAAGCAGCTACCTCTCTCAGCTCCTGGTCTTCTTTAACATGTCCACCTCCTCTACCAAGACTCTCAGGGTTGGACTTCCTCGGGACCCTGTCCTGAGCCTGCTTTTTTCTCTTCCTGGATCACCTCATCCATTCCCACAAATTTGTATACTCTtttttatgcagatgactcacAAAGTTACATCTCAACATGTTGCAAATGATTACCTTGATCCTGTTCCCTTTGAACGCTTTACTCCCCGCACCCACCCAGTTTTCACTTCATCTACAatatgaatgaacaaattaagACACAAACCTATGTCATCCTTAAATCCTTTTCCCCATCTCTGTCCTcaatctgtccatcatgggtacATTCCGTCTACGCCATCTCCAAAAACTAAAATGCATCTTCTCTCGATCTCTACTGCCACCACTCAAGTCCCGATCACCATCATCTCCCATGTGACCTACTGTGGTAGCTTCCTGTCCTGCTTCCTCTCCTAGCCCCTTCTAGTCGAAGCTCCACACAATAGCAGGAGTGACTTCCTTGAAACATACAGCAGGCTCCTCACCATGATCTGTAAGGCCCTGTACCATCTGGCTCCTGATTACCATTTCAGCTCCATCTCCCTGTGCTTACCATATTCTAATCACActgttttttttccaatttctagACCACACTGTGGTAGACTAAAGATGGCTACAACTTCTTTGCTGTTACTCCCACTAAGAGATGGCATCTAATCTCCCTTCCCTTAGATGATTTGCTGGCCCAAAGGTGACAAAAGTGATGCTGTGCAATTTCTGACACCAGATCACTGCCTTGCAGTTTCCACCTGGTCTCTTGGAATACTTCTTTGGGGGCCCTCAGCCACTATATAAGAAATCCATCGACCCTGAGACCACCAAGTTGGAGACACAATACATAGAAGCTCTGGTCAACAGTTCCAGTTGAGCCCAGGCTTCCTGCCATCACCACCAGGTGCCAGACTTGTAAGTGATGCTGTCTTTCCAGACTGGTCCTATTCACCAGCTTAATACCACCAGGCCTTTTCAAGGGATCGCCACTGATGTCACATGAAACAGAAGAATCACCCAGCTGAGCCCTATCCAAATTTCTGATCCAAAAAATCTTGAGGTATAGAATGGCTGTTTtaaccactaagttttgggatagTTTGCCAGGATTCTTCCCACTTCAGGGCCTTGACATGCTTTTCCCTGGAATACCTGGAATACTCTTTCCATAACTCCCATCTACTTCCTTCTTATCCTTCAGTTTAAATGCTCTTCAGAGAGGGCCCTTTCAGACCCCTCCAACTAATATTAAAAACATCAAGATATAACCTGTATCAGTCCCTTGTTTATTTCTTCTTAACActtacataaataaagcaaataaatagGCATCGCTATTAAAAATTTTAACGTAGCTTcctttcaaaaaaattaaaaaaaaatttttttttttttttcctttctagagCAGGGGTTGGTAAGCAACGGCCCACAGACTGGTCAccagctttttaaaataaagttatatTGGCACATGGCCCACTCATtcgtttatatattgtctatggctgtttttgaaatacaaaggcagagttgagtagttgtgacagagaccatgtggcctattcagtttaaaatatttaacataaggacctttaagaaaaagtttgctgatccctgctTGAGTCTTGGGGAACAGGGCCAAAGGATCCCTTACCACTAGATCTCTAATACCTTGTACAGTACCTAGCATTTAGTAGGTACACAAACACTTGTTGAAAGAACTGTTAGGCCTTAAGCCCCAGCTACAAGCCCTTCTTTCCTGGGAGGCTCTTTTGGGCAGGACTAGGGTAGACAGGAGCTGGATCAGTTCTCTTCTGATCTCCCCAGAGTCCAAGGGATCCCAAAGATGAAGGTCCTACTGGAGAGGCACCAGGGCTCAGAGGTCTCACGTCTAAGGTCAGACCAAGGAAACCATGTCCCTTCCTTACCACCCCCCTGCTTAATTTCAGGGGACAGAGAGGGTCAAGAGTTGGTtgaaaccctctcccacctttcaGGGACCCACTGTTTTGGTCACTCCCTTGGCAAGAACATGACCACTTTCCGGGAGCAAAGACAGCTTCTCTGTCCTTTGCCAGCAAGCACAGGCCAGGCTAGGCCCTAGAAAGTAGTCATGTAGGAGCCTAAGACCCTTCCCTGTTTCAAAAGCCCCTTCCCAGCAAGGAGAAAGGTATGGTGACAAGCCAGGCCCTACCCACAACACTTCCAGGTTAAATGGGGTGAAGGTGTCAGCCTGTGTGTGGACACAGATTGTGCATTCAAATACCTGAGGCAGGGGTTGGAGTGGGGGACAGAGAGGGTGCCaggctatgtgtgtgtgtacgtacgtGAATCCAGGAGGAAGCAGGCTCTAAGAGTTTGCTAGGGCCCCTGGGATGATTTTTGCCCCCGATGCTGTGAACTGGCAAGAGCAGGGCGGGCAGGAGGGTCTCTGCTCAGAACATATTACACATGCTTCTCCTTCTTTTAATCTGTTATCTATTATCTCCCAGGCCCAGAGGAGAAAAcattcctctttccttccctcccttctgccAAGGTCCTTAGATTGGGCTCCACAAGCCCATGAAAAGCTGCCTCTAGTGACGAGCTGAGATTTTAAGGCCCTGGAGGGATCCAGACTCCAGCAATCCCAAGTCCTGGAGAGCTTCCAGCAGTTGCTCCCGCGCAGCACCAATAAAGGAATTTTCTAGGAAGGCGGGCAGGCCTCCCACGCCATCCCTCAGGGTATACAGGGGCACCCGCACCAGGCCCAGCACCTGTGGAAAGAAGTAGACGGGACACTGGAAACCCAGAGAGCCCACCCCCCTACTCTCACCCTCTCCCCAACCAGTTCTTTCTAGAGCAGAGGCCTTAGCCCTTATCAGCCCAGCAGAACCATACCAAGGCACACACCTCAGTGGAGCCCAATGGGCCCAGCCCTCTCCTCGCAAATGAGTCAAGACATCAAACACCAATTCTTTCAGCATCTCCCTTAAACCTGCAGTGGCTTCTGCCTCCATGATGCAGGCTTGGCCCTACATCAGTGGATCTCAAAGTGTGGTACCCAGGCCAGTGTGATTTGGGACCTTGGGAAAAATGCAAACTATTGGGTTCCCGTTATCCCCAAACCTACTGAACCAGCAATTCTGGGAGTGGGACCTAGTGATCCGGGTTTTAATAAGAGCGCCAGATAATCCTGATACTTGTCAAAGGGCGAGAACCACCTCCATACACAATCTGTTTTCCTACTCACCTAGCCTCGGTGCCCAGGCTTCCCCTTAAATTACCAGGATACATCTCCTACCCAAGAAAAGCAGGAGCCTGAAAATAAGTGCCTAGGGTGCCATGCTTGGCCATTATCATTGGGGAGCAGAAGAGAGACTTGTATCTTCTCGAAAGATCTCTGCAGAGGCCAGTAAAAAGGGGGGGGGTGCGGGGGTGGAGGGAGAAAACCTTGGCGGGGACACTAGGTAGGCTGACAGCCATTCAGTTGAAAGAAGACCAAAGCCCCCAGGTATACCAGGAAATTACAAGACAGCGCAAGGGCGCTGACCTGCCTACAGTGAGGCTTTGCCAGAGAGGAGGAGGGCATGGGCGTGATCGGATGGATGTGGGGCAGGATCTGCCGGCTGGTCCCACCTCCAGCCCGTGGTCCTTAGCGCGCGGTGCACCGGCCTCCACCGCTGCCAGCTGCTCAGGCGTCAGGCGCTTGGCGTAGAAATGCGCCACGACGCGCTGCCCGGACGCGGCGTGAGAGCTGCGGTAGTCGGTGCGCTCCACGCGGAAGGCGGCCGCGGCCTCGCCCAGCTCCTCGCGCAGCTCGCGGTTCAGCCCATCCTCCAGGCTGTCGTCCTGCGCATCCACGAAGCCGCCGGGGAAGCCCAGGCGCCCATCGAAGCGCATCTGCATCTGCGGAAGGGGAAGCGAGGATGGGCTGCAGCGCCTGAGGAGGCGCAGCCCGGGATGCGGCAGGGAAGGGCCGGGGAGCGGGACCTCACCAGTACAGCGTAGCGCAGCGGGATGCGGCCGAAGAGCAGCCCCTTGTCGGGCGCGTAGAGCAGTGCGTGGCACGCGTGTCGCCAGCGGGGCCCCAGCGCCAGGGCCTCGGCCAGCTCCAGGCGGCGGCTCCCGGCCATGGCCGGATGCTTGCCCCTCCGCTGTCTCCGCGTCCAGTGGGCCAGCGAGAGGACCCCACCCTGGACCAATCCGGGCCTGGGCGGGGCCTCCAGGGCCAATCCCGGCAGGCGTAGGGCGGGGCGCGGCGACTCGTTCCCCAGACCCAGCCAATGAGGGCGGGGCTTGCGGGCCTGGGTGAAATCGAGGACAGGGGGACCCTCGGGAAACCGAAAGCTTCCCACGGGTTGGGCCTCGGGCCTGGGGCGGGGCTGAAGGTCTGGCCCGCGTCCTGGAGCCGCCAGGGGACGGCAAATGAGTGCTTAGCTCACAGTCCGGCGGCTGCCGGAGTTCCCCAGGAGGTCAGGAGAGCTGGGGCGCACGTGGGCTTCTGCAGCATGAGTCAGATTCCATTAGGGACGAGTCCTGGGAGCCCAGGGAACAACATGGAGTGTTCAGGAAGCTACACTTGCTTTGCTCTGGATAGTACACGAAGCACAGGGGCTGGAGTTGGCCTTAAGAAGGAGGAAATAAGGCCGTTGGCTTCTGAGGTGTGGCCTATCCTGGGGCAGTAGGGACTGGAGGAGTGATGGCTGTAACGGCTGGGTTGAGTGGTGCAATGAAGGGCACTCCGTGGCTGACTTGGTGTAGGGGGAGAATTGGGTTAGTTTGTGGTCAGAGTACTTGGCCTGGGTGGATGGCAATGTCATTTTTTGAAATGATAATCATAGGAAGGGGGTGATCAGTAATAAGTTCTTGTTAGAAATTGGGTAGCGATGGGCACTCGGCAGGTAGATGTGGGGTCTGATGCACACGAAATGGGGCATAGAGAAGTCACAGGATTGGATGAGAGCGTCTGGGGGAGGGTGGGTGAGGAATGAGCTGTGGGTGGAACTGTGTGGGCACAGGAAGGAGAGTGAGAAGGGGTCAGAGGTAGAAGAAGCCCCCAAGACTTTCTAGGTTTTACTCTCAAACACTGAGACCTTGGAGCTGTGAAGGGGGTGGGGTGAGCAGGTGAGTGACCTCGGCACCAGTGCACGAGGCTACTCAGGGCCTGATGCTGAAGAATTGGGATTCAGGATCCCCCAGGCCAGGCCTTCCCCACCTTTCCTCAGGCCTTGTATTCTGCGCTTTGCTCCTACACCAAGAATCAATATTTATTAcacaaaggaaaagaggaagccacTCCTTGAGAGAGCCTGAGCATAAAGCACAGCCTGTAAGTGACAGGATGTGGTAGGAAAGAACCCAAAACACAGGCTTGTGACCTTGGCAAGCCACTTAACCCTCTCAGTTCCCCAGctgctcatctgttaaatggagatGATGCTCAAATGATCAGGGGTGTTGAGAGGCTTAAAGCACTTAGACcattcctaaaaaaaataaaaacaaatccatcgccatcaagttgattccgacttatggtgaccctataaatGGGAGCAGATTCTCCAGCGCCactgctggtgtgtttgaaccaccgactttttggttagtagccaagctcttaactattgcgctaccagggctccttgaacagtgtctggcacgtaGTAAATGTTGTCATTCTTGGAGCTGAGGATGGCGCGGAGTACTGTGGGTTACATTAAAGACCCCAGGGTTGGAACTCAGCCAGGCTTATTAGAGCCTTAGCACACCCAGCGGGGGCAAAGGAGACACACACCTGGATCAAGGCAATGAGGCTGCAGGTGTGGCACAATTGGCATTAGCCTGCAAGAGTTCCCTGGTGCTTAgaattcgttgttgttgttaggtgccatcaagtcgtatGCATGAcggaaacgaaacactgcctggtcctgcaccatcctcacaattgttgctgtgcttgagcccattgttgcagccactgtgtcagtttgtctcgttgagggtctttctctttctcactgaccctctaatttaccaagcatgatgtccttctccagggactgacccctcctgataacatgtacaaagtatgtgagatgtagtctcatcattcttgctaccgaggagcattctggttgtacttgttcgttcttttggcagtccatggtatattcaatattcttcaccaacaccacaattgaaaggcgtcaattcttcggtcttccttattcattgcccagtctTTGCATACATATAAggctgttgaaaacaccatggcttgggccaggtgcatcttagtcctcaaggtgacatctttgcttttcaacactttaaagaggtcttttgcagctgatttgcccaatgcaaagtgtcttttgatttcttaactgctgcttccatggtgttgattgtggatccaagtaaaatgaaatccttgacaacttcagccttttctccatttatcatgatgttgcttattggtccagttgtgaggatttttgttttaagttgagttgtaatccctactgaaggctgtggtctttgatcttcatcagtaggtgcttcaagtcctctttactttgagcaagtgaggttgtgtcatctgtataatgcaggttgttgatgagtcttcctccaatcctgatgccccgtcttcttcatatagtccagcatcttggattatttgctcagcatacagattaaataggtatggtgaagggatacaacctgacccacacttttcctgactttaaaccatacagtatccccttgttctgtctgaacaactgcctcttgatccatggacttgatgatagaaatgatgctggagatggcatgatagaattttgcaagaacaatgacttcatcattgcaaatacttttttcaccaacataaatggcaaagatacacatggacttcaccagatgggatacacaggaatcaaagcaactacatctgtgtaaagagacagtggaaaagcttaACAtcgtcagttagaacaaggccaggggctgacttcagatCAGacaatcaattactcatatgcatgttcaagttgaaactgaagataattagaacaagtccacgagagccaaagtacaaccttcaatatatcccacccgaatttagagaccatctcaagaatagacttgacgcattgaacactaatgattgaagaccagatgaggtgtggtatgacattgaggacatcatacatgaagaaagcaagaggtcattaaaaagacaggagagaaagaaaagacctaaatggatgtcagaagagactctgaaacttgctcttgaacatcaagtagctacagcaaaaggaaaaaatgatgaagtaaaagaagacgaagtattatgatgatgacatgtgcaaagacctggagatagagagccaaaagggaagaacacgctcagcatttctcaagctcaaagaactaaagaaaaaattcaaggcctcaagttgcaatactgaaggattctatgaggaaaatattaaacgaatcaggaagcatcaaaagaaaatggaaggaatacaccgagtcactatactaaaaagagttggtcaatgttcaaccatttcagcactTAGAATAGCCCTGGGTTAAAcct from Elephas maximus indicus isolate mEleMax1 chromosome 27, mEleMax1 primary haplotype, whole genome shotgun sequence harbors:
- the NUDT16 gene encoding U8 snoRNA-decapping enzyme, which produces MAGSRRLELAEALALGPRWRHACHALLYAPDKGLLFGRIPLRYAVLMQMRFDGRLGFPGGFVDAQDDSLEDGLNRELREELGEAAAAFRVERTDYRSSHAASGQRVVAHFYAKRLTPEQLAAVEAGAPRAKDHGLEVLGLVRVPLYTLRDGVGGLPAFLENSFIGAAREQLLEALQDLGLLESGSLQGLKISARH